The Bacteroidetes bacterium SB0662_bin_6 genome contains the following window.
GAGCCGCAATGCGGGCAGCACAACTGCTCGGTTCCGTAGCGATCCGTTTGCAGATCGGGCTTGTCGAAGTAGCGGCGCCGCGTCTTGCAATAGTATTTCCCGCGCGCGGGATCCAGGCCGTCCAGCGGTCCGGGAAGCCGGCTTGTTTCCTCGAAGTAACGGCACGCGTCCGAAACCGCGCATGTATCGCAGGATGGGGCGCGGGCCGTACAGGTGTATCGGCCGTGGAGAATGAGCAGGTGATGGGCCTCGCCCCAGACCGATTCGGGGATGATCCGCTTCAGGCCCTGCTCGACCTTCAGCGGCGTATCCGCGTTATGTACGAGCCCGATCCGGTTGGCCACCCGAAACACATGCGTATCGACAGGCAGCGCGGCCCGGTCGAACGCCACGGAAGCCACCACTTGCGCCGTCTTGCGGCCCACCCCTTGCAGGGTCATCAATTCGCCCACGGTGTTTGGAATGTGCCCATCGTAGGCTTCCACGACGCGGCGGGCCATCGCCACGAGATGCTTCGCCTTGTTGTTCGGAAACGAAATGGACTGAATCACGGGAAACACTTCTTCGGGTTCGGCTTCGGCCATGCGGCGCACGTCCGGGAAGGCTTCGAACAGGGTGGGCGTTACCATATTAACACGCGCAT
Protein-coding sequences here:
- the nth gene encoding endonuclease III, whose amino-acid sequence is MNRTERANRVLSGLRKVIARPETELSHENPYELIVAVILSAQCTDARVNMVTPTLFEAFPDVRRMAEAEPEEVFPVIQSISFPNNKAKHLVAMARRVVEAYDGHIPNTVGELMTLQGVGRKTAQVVASVAFDRAALPVDTHVFRVANRIGLVHNADTPLKVEQGLKRIIPESVWGEAHHLLILHGRYTCTARAPSCDTCAVSDACRYFEETSRLPGPLDGLDPARGKYYCKTRRRYFDKPDLQTDRYGTEQLCCPHCGSMNVFYSKTGATARKVRDFRV